The following DNA comes from Mucilaginibacter jinjuensis.
GACTGCGGTGTTCAAATACTTTGGTTTTGAGCGTAGCAATTCTATCTTTCAGTTCGCTTTCACTGATGCCCAACTTCGCTGCCAGTTCTGCATCGTCATCCTTACGGAAGAAGACGTTGGTTTCCTCTTCCTCCCAATTACCATCTTCGGTAATATTATAATAGATACAGAAAAGATTGGCATCTTTTCCTAACACCTCTTCAATTTCTGCTTTGGTAAACGTATAAAACTTGCCCTCTACCCCTTCGCTGTCGGCATCAAGAGCCGAGTAATAACCATTATCCGGTGATGTTAGCTCTCCCTGCACAAAGGCAATGGTTTCGTCAACTATCTGTTTATATAAAGGGTCGCGGTTCCAGGTGTAAGCTTCGGCATAAAGGCTAATGAGCTGACCATTATCATACAGCATCTTCTCAAAATGCGGCACATGCCAGCGCGCATCAACCGAGTAACGGGCGAAGCCACCGCCTATATGATCGTAAATACCACCGTAGGCCATTTTCTTCAGCGTCAGTTTTACCGCGTTGGCAATGCCCTCATCTTTCATTAAATGAGCGTAGCGCATCAAAAACTGCCAGTTATTAGGCATCGGGAATTTGGGCGCATGGTTCATCCCTCCTTCTTTGAGGTCGAAATGTTTGCGCCAGTTGTTTACTATTGCTTCCAAATCTGCTTCGCTGTATTCGGGCTGCTCGGTAATAAAATCAACCGATTCATATTGTTGGATGCCCTCGGTAAGGCGTACGGCATAACCTTCGGCTTCCTGTGGTTTATCACGGTAAAATTCAGCGAGGTTAATGAGCAAACTTGTCCAGTCTTTTTTAGGGAAATACGTACCGCCATAAATAGGCCGCTGATCGGGCAGGCAAATACAATTCAATGGCCAGCCCCCGCGACCGGTCATCAATTGCACAGCGCTCATATAGATCTGGTCAATATCCGGGCGTTCTTCACGGTCAACCTTAATGCAAACAAAATTCTCGTTCATTACGGCAGCTACCTGCTCGTCCTCAAAGCTTTCGTGCTCCATTACGTGGCACCAGTGGCAGGCCGAGTAGCCAATGCTCACCAGTATCAGTTTATTCTCATCACGAGCTTTTTGCAAAGCTTCAGCTCCCCAGGGATACCAGTTAACTGGGTTATTGGCGTGTTGCAGTAAGTATGGCGAGGCAGAGTTGGCAAGACGATTCATTTTGATTTCGGATGTCGGATTTTCGATGTCGGATTTATACTACAATTGTTATTCCGAAAATTGGGGTTATGACATATTTACAGCCACATCAATTCTGCACCAAAAGCGTACGCGAGGGCGTTCGGTTTCGATACAATCAAATCATTAACAACACAGCCAATACACTGATAATCAATAACTTATATTTAAGGCATAATATTTAAACGTATCAACAGGTAAAACACTCACTATTA
Coding sequences within:
- a CDS encoding thioredoxin domain-containing protein, translating into MNRLANSASPYLLQHANNPVNWYPWGAEALQKARDENKLILVSIGYSACHWCHVMEHESFEDEQVAAVMNENFVCIKVDREERPDIDQIYMSAVQLMTGRGGWPLNCICLPDQRPIYGGTYFPKKDWTSLLINLAEFYRDKPQEAEGYAVRLTEGIQQYESVDFITEQPEYSEADLEAIVNNWRKHFDLKEGGMNHAPKFPMPNNWQFLMRYAHLMKDEGIANAVKLTLKKMAYGGIYDHIGGGFARYSVDARWHVPHFEKMLYDNGQLISLYAEAYTWNRDPLYKQIVDETIAFVQGELTSPDNGYYSALDADSEGVEGKFYTFTKAEIEEVLGKDANLFCIYYNITEDGNWEEEETNVFFRKDDDAELAAKLGISESELKDRIATLKTKVFEHRSHRIRPGLDYKIIASWNGLMLKGLCEAYRVFNDEVYLDLALKNAEFILNNLVDKDGKLIRIHKSENPIAFLDDYANIIEALIALYEVTFDLKWLNFARAFTNIAIELYYDENEGMFFYTAADNEQLIARKCEIMDGVIPASNSVMARNLKKLDLLFEEERYHHISAQLLRNLMPYMAKYGSVYSNWAMLLLEEVFGTYEVAITGPQVTELRREMEQNYIPNKIMLGGNEENLPLLQGRTGDTARIFICKDKTCGLPAHNVVQALKQITA